The Flavobacterium sp. genome contains the following window.
TGATAATCCAACAGCAAAATCACAGATGTCGATCATTTCCTGAACTTCTCCATAACCTTCCTGCAATGATTTTCCCATTTCATAAGAAACCAGTTTACCAAGTGCATCTTTGTTCTCACGTAATTTTTCTCCAAACTGACGAACAATTTCACCACGCTGCGGTGCCGGAATCAATCTAAATGTTTTAAAAGCTTCTGTTGCCGAACGCATTACTTTTTCATAATCTTCAAGCGTTGAAGTTTTTACAGATGCAATTAATTTTCCATCTACTGGTGAAAAACTATCTAAAATTTCACCTGATGAAAAGCTCTCTACTCCAGTCGAAGTTCCGTCGTTAACCAGTTTAATTCCTAGTTTTTCCAGAGCTTCATTCATGCCAAATTGTGATGCTATTGTTGTCATTGTAACTTTTTTAGTTAAAATTGTTATATTTTTATGTAAAGATATTATTTTAGAATTAATTTCAAATTGAATTCAATTATTAAAAACAAAGTAAATTTAGCGTTATTTTATAAGTATTAACGCAAACGGATGGCTAATTATTCAGTAAAAATGGTGAAATTTGTATTCTCAAAATTTTAAAATATGAACTTTTTCCGCCACCTTTTACTTTGTTTTCTTCTGATCTCTTTTAATGCATTTTCTCAAAAAGAACAAAAAACTTCTTTTCAGGTTGTGCCTTTAGGAATAAAAGGCGGAATCGACGAAAAAAATCTCTCAGCTTATTTAATAGCTCCTTCTAATACAAAAGATTTTATTTGTCTGGATGCCGGAACCGTAAATGCCGGAATTGAAAAAGCTATTGAAAATAAAGTGTTTAAAGTTTCAACCAGCGAAGTTTTAAGAAAATATATCAAAGGATATTTGATTTCGCATGCCCATTTAGATCATGTTTCGGGCTTAATTATCAACTCTCCTGCTGATTCTTCTAAAACAGTTTATGCCACTCAAAAATGCATGGAAATGATGGAAAACCATTATTTTAATGATCAAACATGGGCTAATTTTGGGGACAAAGGCGTAGGATTTCCGTTGAAAAAATATCATTTTCAAACTTTAAATCTGAATGAAGAAACGCCGCTTTCTAACACAACAATGACGGTTAAAGCGTTTTCTTTAAGTCACGTAAATCCTTTTGAAAGCACTGCTTTTTTAATTAAAAACAACGAGACTTATGCTTTATATTTAGGAGATACCGGACCTGATTCTGTTGAAAAAAGCGATAAACTAAAAACTCTATGGACAGCAGTTGCTCCTTTAGTTCAGAATAAACAAT
Protein-coding sequences here:
- a CDS encoding 3',5'-cyclic-nucleotide phosphodiesterase, whose amino-acid sequence is MNFFRHLLLCFLLISFNAFSQKEQKTSFQVVPLGIKGGIDEKNLSAYLIAPSNTKDFICLDAGTVNAGIEKAIENKVFKVSTSEVLRKYIKGYLISHAHLDHVSGLIINSPADSSKTVYATQKCMEMMENHYFNDQTWANFGDKGVGFPLKKYHFQTLNLNEETPLSNTTMTVKAFSLSHVNPFESTAFLIKNNETYALYLGDTGPDSVEKSDKLKTLWTAVAPLVQNKQLKGIFIEVSFPNEQPDQFLFGHLTPNYLMKELHILEDLAGKGSLNNFKIIITHLKPPAKNIAKIKEELKAQNDLGLKLIYPEQGKKFEL